A window of the Trichoderma asperellum chromosome 6, complete sequence genome harbors these coding sequences:
- a CDS encoding uncharacterized protein (CAZy:GH27~SECRETED:SignalP(1-18)) — MLSKSALVVAASVAVVEAIDNGLARTPQMGWNNWNSFGCDVSEHLLLDHAKLISEYGLQDLGYGYVVLDDCWSDGRDSKGKLVVDKKKFPRGMAAVADDLHAQGFLFGMYSSAGELTCARYAGSLDHEMDDAQSFADWGVDYLKYDNCYHMGRFGTPLISFQRFNAMAEALKATGKNIFYSLCNWGEDYSYSWAASIGNSWRIFGDIYDSFARPDDLCSCNDPANPACIAPGTHCSVLAIINRVVPYIDRGLPGGWNDLDMLEVGHGGMTEEEYKAHFTMWAALKAPLLLGTDLRKWSGSDLSIVTNPAMIAINQDPRGRAVQRVRRNFNVPKDEWGVGETHIWSGPLANGDQILIFLNVADEALDMGATLEEIFLTNGVGGTAPQNKNDWAVYDLWGKTGAAMSNEDAQAVLDADSASARKQKLQNLNWYNSTETSYAEGLKREDPRLFGERVGLIKSGGRFDVHVPRHAAKAYRLRSVSGEKVKQKSHLKKDEL; from the exons ATGTTGTCCAAAAGTGCGCTGGTCGTCGCCGCCTCTGTGGCTGTCGTAGAAGCAATTGACAATGGTCTAGCTAGAACCCCGCAGATGGGATGG AATAACTGGAATTCCTTCGGCTGCGATGTTTCTGAGCACTTGCTGCTTGATCATGCGAAGCTCATCTCAGAATATGGTCTTCAAGACTTGGGATATGGATATGTGGTCCTAGACGACTGCTGGTCCGATGGTCGTGATAGCAAAGGTAAACTGGTTgtagacaagaagaagttcCCTCGTGGAATGGCAGCCGTTGCAGATGATTTGCATGCCCAAGGCTTCTTGTTCGGCATGTATTCGAGCGCTGGCGAATTGACATGCGCACGATATG CTGGTTCTTTGGACCATGAAATGGATGACGCTCAAAGTTTTGCGGATTGGGGTGTCGATTATCTCAAATATGATAACTGCTACCACATGGGTCGCTTCGGCACACCTCTCATTTCATTCCAGCGCTTTAACGCCATGGCGGAGGCCCTCAAAGCCACAGGAAAGAATATTTTCTACAGTCTTTGCAACTGGGGTGAAGATTATTCCTATAGT TGGGCTGCATCTATTGGCAACTCTTGGCGCATTTTTGGGGACATCTATGACTCTTTTGCCCGACCAGATGATCTATGCTCTTGCAATGATCCTGCTAACCCGGCTTGTATTGCTCCTGGCACTCACTGCTCGGTtcttgccatcatcaaccgAGTCGTTCCCTATATCGATCGTGGCCTTCCTGGTGGATGGAATGATCTCGATATGCTTGAGGTCGGTCATGGTGGTATGACTGAGGAAGAG TACAAAGCTCACTTCACCATGTGGGCTGCCCTGAAAGCACCGCTCCTTCTTGGAACCGATCTTCGTAAGTGGTCAGGCTCTGACCTTTCAATTGTCACCAACCCAGCCATGATTGCTATCAACCAAGATCCCCGTGGCCGCGCCGTTCAGCGTGTTAGGCGCAACTTTAATGTTCCCAAGGACGAGTGGGGTGTCGGCGAGACTCATATCTGGAGCGGTCCTCTAGCAAATGGAGATCagatcctcatcttcctcaacgTCGCTGACGAGGCTCTTGATATGGGCGCCACGCTTGAGGAAATCTTCCTTACGAATGGAGTTGGCGGTACTGCTCCTCAGAACAAGAATGATTGGGCTGTTTATGATCTATGGGGCAAGACTGGTGCTGCTATGAGCAATGAGGACGCTCAAGCTGTCCTTGACGCCGACAGTGCTTCTGCAAGAAAGCAGAAGTTACAGAACTTGAACTGGTACAACTCAACGGAGACGTCTTATGCCGAGGGCTTGAAACGCGAAGATCCGCGGTTGTTTGGCGAGCGCGTTGGCCTCATCAAGTCTGGCGGTCGCTTTGACGTGCATGTGCCTAGACATGCTGCTAAAGCGTACCGCTTGCGCAGTGTAAGTGGCGAGAAGGTTAAGCAAAAGAGTCATCTAAAGAAGGATGAATTGTGA
- a CDS encoding uncharacterized protein (TransMembrane:1 (o215-234i)), with translation MVSQTAPPPGVFVPVPTFFKPAADSNELAEPRVDIETQVAHSVFLAKAGITGLTILGSTGEAIHLSRKERSDLVAGVRAGLKDAGFDNYPIMAGVLTNGISETLDWLEDYAAAGAQWGLVLAPGYFGKAVNQSNLIEWFTAVADRSPLPILIYNYPGVTNGLIAEPDTYRALAKHPKIVGCKMSHGDVSYHVQVSLDPQIDHNNFRVYSGFGQQLGPIVLFGAAGVIDGLAAFYPKTVVRLMKLANQGSFQEDVLQEIRKLQFAVSRAEEFIVRSGIIGIREGIIRKTGLGAFEGGRLPLKGRLPEENWTSLHQLYLSDIEQIEATL, from the exons ATGGTCTCACAGACGGCACCGCCGCCGGGGGTCTTTGTCCCCGTCCCTACTTTCTtcaagcctgctgctgatTCGAATGAGCTCGCGGAACCTAGAGTCGATATCGAAACCCAGGTGGCTCACAGCGTATTTCTCGCCAAAGCCGGTATCACTGGACTGACCATCCTCGGATCAACGGGCGAGGCCATCCATCTCTCCCGGAAGGAAAGATCCGACCTCGTTGCCGGTGTGCGGGCCGGGCTTAAAGATGCTGGCTTTGACAATTACCCGATAATGGCTGGGGTACTTACAAACGGCATTTCTGAAACCCTCGACTGGTTGGAAGACTACGCAGCGGCCGGAGCTCAGTGGGGTTTGGTCCTGGCGCCTGGCTATTTCGGAAAGGCTGTAAACCAAAGCAACCTTATCGAATGGTTTACGGCGGTCGCCGATCGAAGCCCATTGCCAATTCTAAT ATACAACTATCCGGGAGTTACAAATGGGCTTATCGCGGAGCCGGATACATACAGAGCGTTAGCTAAGCATCCAAAAATCGTCGGATGCAAAAT GTCGCATGGAGATGTTTCTTACCATGTCCAAGTATCCCTTGACCCTCAAATCGACCACAACAATTTTCGTGTATATAGCGGCTTTGGGCAACAGCTGGGGCCGATCGTTTTGTTTGGTGCCGCTGGTGTGATCGACGGGTTGGCAGCATTCTATCCTAAGACTGTGGTCAGACTTATGAAGCTTGCGAACCAGGGATCTTTCCAGGAAGATGTTTTACAAGAGATTAGAAAACTGCAGTTCGCTGTTAGTCGCGCTGAGGAGTTTATTGTTAGGTCTGGAATCATTGGCATTCGAGAAGGCATTATTCGAAAAACTGGCCTGGGAGCATTCGAGGGAGGTAGACTACCCCTGAAAGGCAGGCTACCTGAGGAAAATTGGACCTCGTTGCATCAGCTGTACTTATCAGATATCGAACAGATAGAGGCTACGTTGTAA
- a CDS encoding uncharacterized protein (SECRETED:SignalP(1-19)), whose amino-acid sequence MKVAVIFGAVAALAGPATAFYGQMAASALTVSGEGPAYQLITLTDYNTGSIYSGDLNGGFRSEQATFFFGEDTPGGYDFYALMWETDDGCYNINFQGALSAGHGWCCGSLPCDFTA is encoded by the exons ATGAAGGTTGCTGTTATTTTCGGTGCTGTCGCTGCCCTTGCTGGGCCAGCTACCGCCTTTTATGGCCAAATGGCTGCCAGCGCGTTGACAGTTAGTGGAGAGGGCCCTGCCTATCAACTCATCACCTTAACCGACTACAATACTGGATCGATTTACTCTGGCGATCTCAATGGCGGCTTTCGTAGCGAGCAGGCGACTTTTTT CTTTGGAGAGGATACTCCTGGCGGTTACGATTTCTATGCTCTTATGTGGGAGACTGATGATGGATGCTACAACATTAACTTTCAGGGTGCTTTGAGTGCAGGCCACGGATGGTGCTGTGGCTCACTTCCTTGCGATTTTACTGCTTAG
- a CDS encoding uncharacterized protein (EggNog:ENOG41), giving the protein MMAFAGKVYAITGGASGIGLATVKLLAEQGATVCFADVDTAALAAAENYLKEKGSKFSATKVDVSKRSEVDAWIEGIVKTFGQLDGAANIAGIIGKHHSIHSVGELDDDEWDKIIAVNLTGCMYCMRAELRNIKTGGSIVNMASIQGITGLAYHGAYGASKHGVVGLTRIAAKEYGKREVRVNAVAPGSIYTPMMQQSWDNTGRPVDAPFDDPTAFQRQGKPEEVAKVVLFLLGPDSTFVSGSVYSVDGAWL; this is encoded by the exons ATGATGGCCTTTGCAGGAAAGGTTTACGCCATAACTGGGGGTGCAAGTGGAATTGGATTAGCTACGGTTAAGCTATTAGCTGAGCAAGGAGCTACTGTGTGCTTTGCAGACGTGGACACAGCTGCTCTGGCGGCAGCCGAGAATTActtgaaagagaaggggTCGAAGTTCTCAGCTACCAAGGTAGATGTGTCAAAAAGATCAGAAGTAGACGCTTGGATTGAGGGCATTGTCAAGACATTTGGACAACTGGATGGCGCGGCCAATATCGCTGGCATCATTGGCAAGCATCACTCTATTCACTCGGTTGGGGAACTTGATGACGACGAATGGGACAAGATCATTGCAGTAAACCTTACGGGGTGCATGTATTGCATGAGAGCTGAGCTTAGGAATATCAAAACTGGTGGCTCCATTGTCAATATGGCTTCAATCCAAGGAATCACGG GTCTGGCCTATCACGGTGCCTATGGTGCGAGCAAGCATGGAGTTGTCGGCTTAACTCGGATAGCGGCAAAAGAGTATGGCAAGAGGGAAGTTAGGGTTAATGCTGTGGCTCCCGGATCAATTTACACCCCGATGATGCAGCAGTCTTGGGATAATACCGGACGTCCAGTAGATGCCCCCTTTGATGACCCCACTGCTTTTCAGAGGCAAGGAAAGCCAGAAGAGGTTGCAAAGGTTGTTCTCTTCTTACTGGGCCCTGACAGCACATTTGTTAGCGGCAGTGTTTATTCTGTAGATGGTGCTTGGCTCTAA
- a CDS encoding uncharacterized protein (EggNog:ENOG41~TransMembrane:3 (i106-124o144-166i173-191o)), with the protein MILDSKVTEATIQATLLNGFSGVCAQGITAYRTKSFDEVELESILRFVLYTALVTPPNYKWQEFLERKWPSRKPISKSTSDLKSSQTQSKDVAKDRLSLTNTAVKFLLDQSLSAPLNTVAFIYLMGGMTLQSNSQIWDNIQNDFWPMLVAGYRVWPIVGLLNLSVVPFDYRQLVGSVAGLFWGIFLSLNQMT; encoded by the exons ATGATATTGGATTCCAAAGTTACGGAAGCGACTATCCAAGCAACATTGCTAAATGGATTTTCTGGTGTGTGTGCTCAGGGCATTACGGCCTACAGAACCAAG TCTTTTGACGAAGTCGAGCTAGAATCAATTCTGCGGTTTGTATTATACACTGCTCTTGTTACGCCGCCAAATTACAAATGGCAAGAATTCTTAGAGCGCAAATGGCCGTCTAGAAAGCCAATAAGCAAATCCACATCTGACTTGAAATCATCGCAAACGCAAAGCAAAGACGTAGCTAAAGATCGTCTTAGCTTAACTAATACGGCGGTCAAATTTCTCTTGGATCAGTCACTTAGTGCACCGCTCAATACGGTGGCTTTCATCTACCTCATGGGTGGCATGACATTACAGAGTAACAGCCAGATTTGGGACAATATCCAAAAC GATTTCTGGCCCATGCTAGTTGCAGGATATCGTGTATGGCCAATTGTTGGTCTCTTGAATTTGAGTGTGGTGCCTTTTGACTACCGACAATTAGTTGGCAGTGTAGCTGGACTGTTTTGGGGCATCTTCTTGAGTCTTAACCAAATGACGTAG
- a CDS encoding uncharacterized protein (TransMembrane:12 (i53-69o103-125i132-152o158-180i192-215o221-244i313-335o347-369i376-397o409-430i450-466o478-494i)), with translation MEKAAVSTLHEESLPVGTGEKATINEIADNARLAAEAEHELSPLQAVRRYPRAVLWCLLISACVIMEGYDTSLLSNFYAYPEFAKRYGKFNEKSGNYQLSAPWQAGLGNASGVGSFFGTLLNGYLVHRFGHLRVITGSLFFLSCFIFIVFFAPNTKVLLVGEFLCGFPWGIFATTAPAYASEVLPMALRTYLTSWTNMCFIIGQLIASGILAGLVNNTTQWSYRIPFAIQWFWPVVLGPILFFAPETPWHLVRAGNIDEAKKSLKRLRPNDSEEELQETLNLIIYTNNLEEQLSVGTSYWDCFKGFELRRTEIACMCMVGQVLCGICFAYNSTYFFQQIGLTSTQTYHLNVGGTGMALFGTLVCWFFIMPNFGYRTTYWVGMGGMCAILIIIGGLNVHTNEKPVAMTQAVLTLIWTLIFQLSVGQLGWALPAELGSTRLRQKTICLARNSYAITAVVAGVLQPYFMNPGEWNLKGYTGFIWGGTAFLMTVWAYFRLPESKGRTYEELDVLFARRVSARKFAKYRIDAFNEDVLA, from the coding sequence ATGGAGAAGGCCGCTGTGTCCACTCTCCACGAGGAGAGCCTCCCCGTTGGGACTGGGGAAAAGGCCACGATCAACGAGATCGCAGATAACGCGAGGCTGGCTGCAGAGGCCGAACACGAACTGTCGCCGCTTCAAGCCGTCCGACGATATCCCAGAGCTGTCCTCTGGTGTCTTCTCATATCAGCTTGCGTTATCATGGAAGGCTACGATACCAGTTTACTCAGTAACTTCTACGCGTATCCGGAATTTGCGAAGCGATATGGAAAATTCAATGAGAAGTCTGGCAATTATCAATTGTCAGCGCCATGGCAAGCCGGTCTTGGAAACGCCTCTGGCGTGGGATCCTTCTTTGGAACCCTCCTTAATGGCTACCTCGTCCACCGGTTCGGTCATCTGCGAGTCATCACCGGTTCCCTCTTTTTCCTCagctgcttcatcttcattgttTTCTTCGCTCCTAACACCAAAGTCCTGCTGGTTGGCGAGTTTCTATGCGGTTTTCCCTGGGGAATCTTCGCGACAACAGCCCCCGCCTACGCGTCCGAAGTCTTGCCTATGGCACTACGAACGTACCTCACCAGCTGGACGAACATGTGCTTCATCATTGGGCAATTAATTGCGTCTGGCATTTTGGCAGGATTGGTGAACAACACAACGCAATGGTCTTATAGAATCCCCTTTGCTATCCAATGGTTCTGGCCAGTTGTCTTGGGAcctattcttttctttgccccTGAGACTCCGTGGCATCTTGTTCGGGCAGGAAACATtgatgaagcaaagaaaTCACTCAAGAGGCTGCGCCCCAATGATAGCGAAGAAGAACTACAGGAAACTCTCAACTTGATTATTTATACCAATAATCTGGAGGAACAACTCTCTGTCGGAACTTCATACTGGGACTGCTTCAAGGGATTCGAGTTGCGTCGAACTGAAATTGCCTGCATGTGCATGGTTGGCCAGGTTCTTTGCGGCATTTGCTTTGCGTACAACTCTACTTATTTCTTCCAGCAAATTGGGTTGACCTCTACCCAAACATACCACCTTAATGTTGGCGGTACTGGCATGGCCCTATTTGGTACCCTTGTGTGTTGGTTTTTCATCATGCCCAACTTTGGCTACCGAACTACTTACTGGGTAGGAATGGGAGGCATGTGCGCCATTCTCATTATCATTGGCGGCCTAAACGTCCATACCAACGAGAAGCCTGTTGCGATGACTCAGGCAGTTCTGACACTTATCTGGACTCTCATCTTCCAACTGTCTGTTGGCCAATTGGGATGGGCTCTCCCTGCCGAACTCGGTTCAACTCGTTTGCGCCAAAAGACTATCTGCCTTGCCAGAAACTCATATGCTATTACTGCCGTCGTTGCAGGTGTCCTCCAGCCTTATTTTATGAACCCAGGGGAATGGAACCTTAAAGGCTATACTGGATTCATTTGGGGCGGAACCGCTTTTCTTATGACCGTATGGGCCTATTTTCGTCTTCCTGAGTCCAAGGGCCGCACTTATGAAGAGCTTGATGTCCTATTCGCCAGGAGAGTTTCGGCCCGGAAGTTCGCCAAATACAGAATCGACGCTTTTAATGAAGATGTCCTGGCATAA
- a CDS encoding uncharacterized protein (EggNog:ENOG41~TransMembrane:1 (o575-593i)): protein MDGYTISVAEQGAQPSTPSRQTSRDVRDSKRMRVTRACDRCKKRKIRCTGLQPCRLCIEANTNCTYDAAYTRGRHGAAVPRRSSRASPPSQASQHSSQHERQTSDSARWQAANRQSPVPSGRHQQLNGEAPESYSALGDPTQPGTEPLSRASPEPVQTDLEGHYVGPSSGVSFLLRIQKRLDQFVSFPQGSSIFTFGDVPLPYLDSLQNEAPYFDPTLYMMLSRSETTRLVQRYFDFAVPVDRFLHQQTIEMWLEELYETKGKMHNREDASIRKAVLFMVFALAQAHMSQRPTSDDADVSVRYFLAAHQLLSREKGAIRLESIQARLLQCLWLLSESRINHCWNLFGTAARLAYAIGLHRKRHADRIDRIEVECRRRTFWSAYALDNYLSMALGRPRTFHDDDIDQELPSCVDDHQIYADHINQDSSLGQSVMLGPVAYAKMSRILSMILRNVYSIHPTSRNDKHAFATIHTKELVEWREDVAHFLDPITHMPLIPIFQRQKNVLNLAYWHTMILTHRPFLLRNFANLQNGSRPRRDDHEFESRIEQSVNECLQAAMNITRTVNDMYQGGQLFRAYWFTSYFAFSAAVILYVYTIQKSNEPEDVYSGYLSAAIRCQDQLSNLAEDGSLVARYCLVLEELRLEALRQTKQGRNYAQSPTQKQVASLPNDANGTEAFENTGDGTMGVADLGAGITDMGGIGDIYVTPTDSLAEMTGWAQFDAMVSVSMDGFSLNI from the exons ATGGACGGGTACACGATATCCGTCGCCGAGCAAGGCGCACAACCGTCAACGCCTTCGCGGCAGACGAGTAGAGACGTCAGAGATTCGAAGCGGATGCGGGTGACGCGCGCCTGCGATAGGTGCAAAAA GAGGAAGATTCGCTGTACTGGATTGCAACCATGTCGGCTATGCATTGAGGCCAACACAAATTGCACATATGACGCCGCCTATACTCGGGGGAGACACGGCGCGGCGGTGCCTCGTAGAAGCAGTCGCGCCTCTCCGCCGTCACAGGCGTCACAACACAGCAGCCAGCATGAGCGCCAGACATCAGACTCAGCACGCTGGCAAGCTGCTAACCGGCAAAGCCCTGTGCCATCTGGCCGACATCAGCAACTCAATGGCGAAGCTCCGGAGTCTTATTCAGCTCTCGGAGACCCCACACAGCCCGGGACTGAGCCGTTATCTCGGGCCTCTCCTGAGCCTGTACAGACCGATCTTGAGGGCCACTATGTCGGCCCATCCTCCGGAGTCTCGTTCCTGCTCAGGATTCAAAAGAGGCTAGACCAATTTGTATCATTTCCGCAAGGGTCTTCTATCTTCACTTTTGGTGACGTGCCGCTGCCGTACCTTGACTCTCTACAGAACGAGGCGCCGTACTTTGATCCAACGCTCTACATGATGTTGTCTAGAAGTGAGACTACGCGTCTTGTTCAGAGGTACTTCGACTTTGCTGTGCCTGTCGACAGGTTTCTTCACCAGCAGACCATAGAGATGTGGCTTGAGGAGCTGTATGAGACCAAAGGGAAGATGCATAATAGAGAGGATGCGTCCATCCGGAAAGCAGTCTTGTTCATGGTATTTGCTCTTGCTCAAGCGCACATGAGCCAGAGGCCAACATCTGATGATGCCGATGTGAG CGTCCGATACTTTCTTGCAGCACATCAGCTTTTAtcgagagagaagggggcTATCCGTCTAGAGAGCATCCAGGCTCGGCTACTGCAATGCCTCTGGCTGTTATCCGAGTCACGAATAAACCATTGTTGGAACCTCTTTGGAACCGCTGCACGCCTTGCATATGCTATTGGCTTACACCGAAAGCGTCATGCTGATCGTATCGATCGCATAGAGGTTGAATGTCGGAGGAGGACATTTTGGAGTGCCTATGCTCTAGATAACTATCTGAGCATGGCACTTGGAAGACCACGGACGtttcatgatgatgatatcgACCAAGAGCTTCCATCTTGCGTAGACGATCACCAGATTTACGCCGATCACATCAACCAAGACAGCAGCCTCGGACAATCTGTAATGTTAGGGCCGGTAGCCTATGCCAA GATGTCTCGAATTTTGAGCATGATTCTTCGAAACGTCTACTCCATCCACCCAACATCGCGTAATGACAAGCACGCCTTTGCTACTATACATACCAAGGAACTTGTCGAGTGGCGAGAAGACGTCGCTCATTTTCTCGACCCTATAACCCATATGCCTCTAATACCTATTTTCCAACGCCAGAAGAATGTTCTCAATCTGGCATACTGGCATACTATGATCCTCACTCATCGGCCCTTTCTTCTACGTAACTTTGCAAACCTGCAGAATGGTAGCAGACCAAGACGTGACGATCACGAATTCGAATCACGTATCGAGCAAAGTGTCAACGAATGTTTGCAGGCGGCTATGAATATCACCAGAACGGTTAATGATATGTATCAAGGAGGGCAACTTTTCCGAGCATATTGG TTCACATCATATTTCGCCTTTTCCGCTGCAGTCATCCTCTATGTTTACACAATTCAGAAAAGCAATGAGCCTGAGGATGTATACAGCGGATATCTCTCGGCCGCAATTCGTTGTCAAGACCAGCTCTCCAATCTCGCAGAAGATGGATCTTTAGTCGCGAGATACTGTTTGGTATTAGAAGAATTACGCCTGGAGGCTCTaaggcaaacaaaacaagGCCGAAATTACGCACAGTCGCCAACACAGAAACAGGTCGCCTCGTTACCAAATGACGCGAATGGCACTGAAGCATTCGAAAATACCGGCGATGGGACGATGGGCGTGGCAGACCTCGGAGCTGGTATAACGGATATGGGTGGCATTGGCGATATATACGTGACGCCGACCGACTCTCTCGCTGAGATGACTGGATGGGCTCAATTCGACGCTATGGTCAGCGTTTCCATGGATGGATTTTCACTTAATATCTAA
- a CDS encoding uncharacterized protein (EggNog:ENOG41), whose product MTRATFADSAETYQATLRSLFSGKPEETEADLAKIFTPSFQFDAGDERYDFDGFVAHMRRLREMKLVVDLTTVQFLRDGNQLAERHVSKTTLQDGTGLPAHTFMFAEIAEDGRIEWIKEVVVNSKD is encoded by the coding sequence ATGACTCGAGCTACTTTTGCCGACAGCGCTGAAACATATCAAGCTACCCTCAGGAGCCTCTTCTCTGGGAAACCTGAAGAAACCGAAGCCGACTTGGCGAAAATCTTTACCCCTTCATTTCAATTTGATGCTGGAGACGAACGTTACGACTTTGATGGTTTTGTAGCGCATATGCGCCGCCTGCGTGAAATGAAGCTTGTTGTCGATCTCACGACGGTGCAATTCCTGCGTGATGGGAATCAGCTTGCGGAGCGGCACGTATCAAAGACGACGTTACAGGATGGAACTGGGCTGCCTGCCCATACTTTTATGTTTGCGGAGATTGCGGAAGATGGGAGGATTGAATGGATTAAGGAAGTAGTTGTGAATTCGAAGGATTGA
- a CDS encoding uncharacterized protein (EggNog:ENOG41), whose product MMPPKLDISNKIQQCWECLRRGLICDGHRPICDCCRSSGIVCPGCEDRRPLIWVTPGYVTVTRNRRVKVASAAASKPAISQKYRLQTGQQLLSPPSELSLIESKSSALSSVMSRSDKITEKKFDSKSTIRGNKTRGNEIYDRGRNNDEDEHMSESGRTLSSSNIIIPQTRVTSLSLVSQDRRWSRLIQNQRIRSIPRSLYSFELELEEAVDYYNCQVFPIVNSNQLFPNIYSKPFDIHRLSQLVPSNRHSLISLSIGYRILALTQIHRLSINPHNAGPASDLWTSFFRHVGLALTSLNNEIRDDPDYYLANVFRSIHLIASSELFLLNSPHWRAHVTGFLSILQQGGGLTTSMQRPGNSKFIILSFLIACVVVNTTSSVEHQIIEATYLDPKEFYNLYSVSIYPPFLCPPNLFLDVLYVNRLRLRLPTTSAIYSLPSTQVTLCDIMKRIHDFSAIGWIESSGFPNRDEFLLLSNIFQAAVALYAALTLPCALKIHVDKSCADLKQTYRAQLFNTLKAAIGSPVRMHTIYWPVVVAGVAALTGTAEERILVEEHLHMGIGDPYSGPGSLKALEILRKARASGQTEWNDCFSEPNVILFSL is encoded by the exons ATGATGCCGCCAAAATTAGATATTAGCAACAAGATACAACAGTGCTGGGAGTGTCTCCGCCGTGGTCTGATTTGCGATGGCCATCGCCCTATCTGCGACTGTTGCCGCTCGTCTGGTATAGTGTGTCCTGGATGTGAAGATCGTCGACCTCTCATTTGGGTTACTCCAGGCTATGTTACTGTGACACGCAACCGAAGGGTCAAAGTAGCCTCTGCTGCGGCATCGAAGCCTGCTATATCTCAAAAGTATCGCCTCCAGACGGGCCAACAGCTGTTATCACCTCCTTCGGAGCTGAGTCTAATAGAATCTAAATCCAGTGCGCTATCCAGCGTAATGTCGAGATCTGATAAGATTACTGAAAAGAAATTTGATTCAAAATCGACCATTAGAGGGAATAAAACTAGAGGCAACGAAATATATGACAGGGGCAGGAAcaacgacgaagatgagcaCATGAGCGAAAGCGGCCGGACACTCTCATCTTCAAATATCATCATACCTCAAACTCGAGTTACAAGCCTGAGTCTTGTCTCTCAGGATCGGCGGTGGAGCAGATTAATCCAGAACCAGAGAATCCGTTCTATACCTCGCAGCCTATACTCGTTTGAGCTCGAACTTGAGGAAGCAGTAGATTACT ATAATTGTCAAGTATTTCCGATAGTTAACTCCAACCAACTCTTCCCAAACATATATTCCAAGCCCTTCGACATACATCGACTGTCTCAGCTTGTGCCCTCCAATCGTCACTCTCTTATTTCTCTGTCAATTGGCTACCGTATTCTAGCCCTTACTCAAATTCATCGCCTTAGCATCAATCCCCATAATGCAGGTCCTGCAAGCGACCTGTGGACGTCTTTCTTTCGTCATGTCGGCCTAGCTCTGACTTCCCTAAATAATGAGATCCGAGATGACCCTGATTATTATTTGGCCAATGTTTTTCGCAGCATTcatttaatagctagttcAGAG CTTTTCTTACTCAACTCACCTCATTGGAGGGCGCATGTCACGGGCTTCCTATCTATTCTCCAACAGGGAGGCGGCCTTACAACTTCTATGCAGAGGCCGGGTAATTCAAAATTTATCATACTAAGTTTTTTGAT CGCTTGCGTCGTGGTCAATACAACCAGTTCGGTAGAACATCAGATTATTGAAGCAACATACCTCGACCCCAAAGAGTTCTACAATCTCTACAGCGTGAGCATATATCCGCCATTTCTCTGTCCGCCCAATCTATTTCTCGATGTTCTCTATGTAAACCGTTTGCGGTTGCGGCTACCAACAACTTCGGCCATATACTCTCTACCGTCGACTCAGGTGACTCTATGCGATATTATGAAGCGTATACATGATTTTTCTGCCATTGGCTGGATTGAATCATCCGGGTTTCCCAATCGCGACGAATTTCTACTATTGTCAAACATCTTTCAAGCCGCTGTAGCTTTATACGCCGCTCTTACACTACCTTGCGCATTGAAAATTCACGTGGATAAGTCGTGTGCGGATCTTAAACAGACATATCGGGCTCAACTCTTCAATACTCTGAAAGCGGCGATTGGTTCACCAGTTCGAATGCACACCATTTACTGGCCAGTGGTGGTGGCCGGCGTGGCTGCGTTGACCGGGACCGCAGAGGAGCGGATACTTGTTGAAGAACATCTTCACATGGGAATTGGTGATCCTTACTCAGGTCCGGGGTCGTTAAAGGCTTTGGAGATATTAAGAAAGGCTCGGGCGTCTGGACAAACTGAGTGGAATGATTGTTTTAGCGAGCCAAATGTTATCTTATTTTCGCTATAG